The Arthrobacter oryzae DNA window CGTCGGACGGTCCTTGAAGCGATTGCGGCGCAAGGCAAGCTGACACCTGAACTGCAGGCCGCCGTCGTCGGCGCCGATACCAAATCCCGGCTGGAAGACATCTACCTTCCGTTCAAGACCAAGCGGCGGACCAAGGCCCAGATCGCCCGTGAGGCGGGGCTGGAACCGCTCGCGGATGCCCTGCTCAAGCGTCCGGACCTGGATCCGGAGCGCGAGGCCGCCAAGTACCTGAACGCTGAACATTCCATCGAGGATGCCGCGGCAGCACTGGCAGGCGCCCGGTACATCCTGGTGGAGCGGGTTGCCCAGGACCCTGATCTTGCTGCGACCCTGCGGGAACGTCTCTGGACCCAGGGCCGGATGGTGTCGCGGGTGAAGAAGGGGCAGGAAGCCGAGGGGCAGAAGTTCAAGGACTACTTCGAGTTTTCGCAGTCACCGTCGGGGATGCCGTCGCACCGCGTCCTGGCGCTGCTCCGCGGGGAAAAGGACGGGGTGCTGGAGCTGGACCTCGCTGAAGCGGAACCGTCCGACGACGACGACCTGGCCGCCGCCCGCAGCCGGTACGAGTCCGCGGTGGCCAGGTTCCTCGGGGTTGCGGACCGCGGGCGGCCCGCAGATGAGTGGCTGCTGCAGACAGCGCAGGTTGCGTGGCGCTCACGGGTGCTGGCACGGCTGACGGCCGACCTGCGGGGGAGGATGTTCGCCGCCGCCGAGGACGAAGCCGTGCGGGTTTTCGCCGCCAACCTTCGCGACGTGCTGCTTGCCGCCCCGGCCGGGAACCGGGCAACGCTCGGCCTCGACCCGGGACTGCGCACCGGTGTGAAGGTGGCCGTGGTGGACGGGACCGGCAAGGTGGTGGCAACGGACACCGTCTACCCGCACGCCCCGGCGCGGAAGTGGGACGAAGCCCTGGCCACGCTGGTCAAGCTGGCGCGGCAGCACGCCGTCGAACTCGTGGCCATCGGCAACGGGACGGCGTCGCGGGAGACCGACAAGCTTGCCCTGGAACTGATCAAGAAACTGTCCGCGTCGGGAGCTGCGGCACCGGAAAAGCTGGTGGTGTCCGAGGCCGGTGCCTCGGTATATTCGGCGTCGGCCCTTGCTGCGGCCGAGCTGCCCGGCATGGATGTGTCCCTGCGCGGGGCGGTCTCCATCGCCCGGCGCCTGCAGGATCCGCTGGCCGAGCTGGTGAAGATCGAGCCGAAGTCGATCGGCGTCGGGCAGTACCAGCACGATGTCACGGCAGCGAAGCTCGACCGCAGCCTGGACGCGGTGGTGGAAGACTGCGTGAACGCTGTGGGCGTGGACGTGAACACGGCGTCGCCCGCCTTGCTGAGCCGGGTGGCCGGCGTGGGACCGCTGCTGAGCGAGAACATTGTGGCGTACCGGAACGAGCACGGGCCGTTCGCTAAGCGCAGTGACCTGAAGAAGGTGCCGCGGCTGGGTGCCAAGGCATTCGAACAGTGCGCGGGCTTCCTGCGGATCACGGGCGGAGCGGAACCGCTGGATGCTTCCAGCGTGCACCCGGAGGCATACCCGGTGGCGCGGAAGATCCTCGCCGCCGCAGGCGGCAAGTCAACAGGCGGCAAGCCAACTGCCGGTGCGTCCATTGCCGGAAGCCTCGCGTCCCTCAACGCGCAGGACTTCGTGGAGGGTGCCTTCGGCCTGCCGACGGTGCAGGACATCATGTCCGAACTGGAGAAGCCCGGCAGGGACCCGCGGCCGGCGTTTGCGGCCGCCAAGTTCTCGGAGGGGATCGAGAAGATCTCCGACCTCAGGCCCGGGATGATCCTGGAAGGAACCGTCACCAACGTGGCCGCGTTCGGGGCGTTCGTGGACGTCGGAGTGCACCAGGACGGGCTGGTGCACGTATCGGCACTGGCCAACCGCTTTGTGTCCGATCCGCGCGAAGTGGTGAAGTCCGGACAGGTGGTGCGGGTGAAGGTCCTCGAGGCCGACCCCGAGCGGAAGCGCATCTCGCTCACGTTGAGGCTCGACGACGAACCGGCACCTGCCGCTGGACGGCCGGCTGTCGGCGGCCGGCAAGGGAACGGGGCGCCACGTCAGGGCGCCGGTGCACCGCGGAAGGGCAACAGCCCGCCGCCGCCCAAGCCCGCACCGGCCAACACCGCCATGGCCGAGGCCCTCCGAAAGGCCGGCCTGGGAAAGTAGCCGTCACTCCGGCAAGGCCGCGGTGATGCCAATCCGGCCTTGCGCCGGCGGCCGTGGCTACAGTGGTCCCCATGACTTTCACCCCGCCCGGCCCTTTCACCACGCGCCCCACCCTGCGGGGAACCTTCGGGATGAGCGCTTCCACGCATTGGCTGGCCACGGCGGCTGCGCAGGCGGTGCTGGAGCGTGGCGGGAACGCGTTCGACGCCGCCACGGCCGGGGCATTTGTGCTCCACGTTGTTGAGCCGCACCTGAACGGACCGGGCGGGGACATGACCGGGGTTTTTGTCACCGCCCGGGATCCGGGCACGCCGGTGGTCCTGATGGGGCAGGGGCCGGCTCCGGCAGGTGCGACGCCGGAGCACTATCGCTCCGAGGGCCTGGACCTGGTCCCGGGCTCGGGGGCGCTGGCCGCTGCGGTGCCTGCCGCCGTCGACGCCGGGCTCCTGCTGCTGCGGGACCACGGAACATGGGAACTTTCGGCCGTGCTGGAGTTTGCGATCGGGTACGCCCGAGACGGCCATCCGGTGCTGGGCCGCGTCGGCGCCACCATAGCCGCCGTCTCTGAGCTGTTCCGGGAGCACTGGCCCACGTCGGCCGAGCTGTGGATGCCTGAAGACCGGATTCCGGCAGAGGGTGACCTGGTCCGGAACCCGGCGTATGCGCGGACCCTTGAGCGGCTGGTCCACGCCGGGTCCGCGGAGTCGTCCCGGCAAGCCCGCATCGACGCCGCCCGCCGGGAGTGGCGGGAGGGCTTCGTGGCGCAGGCCATGGTTGAGTTCGTGCAGACCCCGCACCGGCACTCCTCCGGGACGGACCACGTCGGCGTGCTGGCACTGGGCGACGTGGCCGCGTTCGAAGCCGGCTATGAGGCCGCCGCAACTGTTGAGTTCCGGGGCCACACGATCGCCAAGACCGGTCCATGGGGCCAAGGGCCGGCTTTGCTGCAGACCGTCGCGATCCTGGACGGGTTCGACGACGATCACCTTGATCCGTCCACCGAGCGCGGCGCTCACACCATCCTCGAGGCCCAGAAACTGGCGCTCGCGGACCGGGAGGCCTACTACGGCGATACCGATGTTCCGCTCGGATACCTGCTGTCGGCCGAGTACGCCGCTTCGCGCCGGGCCTTGATTACCGAGCAGGCGTCGCACGAGTTGCGGCCCGGCCGGGTTCCGGGACACACGCCGTTTGTCCCGCCCTTGCGGACGGAGTATGTGCCGCCGGCGCTTGCGAACGACGACGGCGGGACCCGCCGTCGCGCGCACGGCGCCGGTTCCGGAGTCGGTGAGCCGACCGTCCTGGCCACCGGCGAGACGCGCGGCGACACCTGCCATATCGACGTTGTGGACCGCTGGGGCAACATGATCTCGGCTACTCCGTCCGGCGGCTGGCTGCAGTCCTCCCCGGCGATTCCGGAGCTGGGTTTCTGCCTGGGAACGCGGCTGCAGATGACCTGGCTCGAACCAGGGACGCCGTCCACGCTCACACCGGGCAAACGTCCCCGCACCACGCTGACGCCCACCCTCGTGCTGCGGAACGGCACGGCGGTTGCGGCGCTGGGCTCGCCCGGCGGCGACCAGCAGGACCAGTGGCAGCTGCCGTACCTGCTGCGGACCATCGTGGGCGGCTACACCCCGCAGCAGGCGATTGATGCGCCAACGTTCCATACGACGTCGATGCCTGGCTCGTTCTGGCCCCGCACCTGGGAACCGGGCGGCGCCGTGGTGGAGGACCGGCTGGGCGAGGACGTCATCGCAGGTCTTGAGCGTCGAGGCCACCGGATCACTCGCGCCGGCGACTGGACGCTGGGACGGTTGTCCGCTGTCGTGCGCGATCCGTTGACGGGAGTCCTGCAGGCGGCTGCGAACCCACGCGGAGCACAGGGCTACGCGGCGGGGCGGTAGCCGCCCGCGACACTTCTTCGGAGCGCGAACGGACACTTGCGGCCCCACGTGCAGCGCGAACGGACACTTGCGGCCCGGAAGGGCTACAGGGCTGCTACGTTTCCGCCACCGCCGGCCGGACGCCCGCGGGTGATTGCTCCCGGTCGCTCAGCGTCAGGCTGAAACCAAGGTTGTGAAGTAGTGGTTCCGCCTGGGTTTTTGGTGTGGGTCGATGTGGGGTGGCGGGATGAACCAGGGGATCCCGGTTTTGACTTGGATGTGCCATTGTTCTTTGTGGATCAGGTGGTGGTGATGGCTGCAGAGCAGGGTGCCGTTGTCGGTGCTGGTGGTTCCGCCGTGTGACCAGTAGGTGATGTGGTGGGCTTCGCACCAGGGGGCCGGGATGGTGCAGCTTGGGAAGGCGCAGCCCTGGTCGCGGGCGGTGATGGCTTTGCGGATGTGGGGCGGGAAGATCCGGGTGGTGCGGCCGATGTCCAGGATGCGGCCCTGGCTGCCGAGGAGGACGGGGATGATGTCCGCGTCGCAGGCGATCTTCCGGACGGTGGCGGCGGTGACGGGTCCCGTGAACGTGAAGGAGCCCGTGCCCGGGATGCCTTGTTCGAGTTTGTCGAGCAGGTCGCGGTAGTCGATGGTGACCATGACCTGTGGCCGCAGCCCGCCGGCAGCGGGCAGGTCTCCGGTGCTGAGGCCTGCTTTGGAGGCGCCGACGAGGCCGTCGAGGAGCCGCTGCGGCCTGGTCCGCAGGTCCAGGGCATCGGCTGAAGTGGTCTCCGTGTCGCCAGGGCGGGTGCGGGGGTTGGTGGCGGTGTTCATCGCGGTCAGGAGGGGCTCGTACTGGTCCGGGGTGGCGAAGATTTCCACGTGGTGCAGTCCCCGCCGAGGTTTCCGGATGAACGCGCCTTGGCGGTGCCGGAGTTCTTCCTCGGACGGTTCAGAGCCGTCCTGGTCGAGCCCGTCTACCCAGGGCCGGGCGATCCGGGAGAGGAAATCGGTGTCGTGTTCCGCCGCTGTACGGGTCAGGGCGTGTTCCATCCGGGCCACGGCGTCGTCGGTGGCGTGGTGGCGGACCCGGTCCAACGCCAGGGTGATGATGCTCGCGGCGCGGGACGCAACGGTCCCCGCGGCCACGGCGGCGGCGAGTTCGGGCCGTTCCGGCGGCTCGGTGTGCCCGGTGATCCCGGTCGTTGGCAGCACCGCTTCGGCCAGCGCAAGCCGGCGGCGGGCTTCGCCGGCACCGATCCTCAGCCTCATACGCAGGAACTCGGTGGCATTCCGGCACCCGTCGTCACCCGGATCCGGGGCTGTGGACTTCTGGTCGCCCCACCCGGTGGTCCAATCAACCCCGGAACCGGAGCCAGAGCCAGCCCGTGCCGCAGAAACAGCCTCCCTCCGGGTCCGCTCCACAGCCCCGGCTGCGACCACTTGCAGGTATTCCATGGACCGGGCGATTTCCTCAACGTTCGCCGCGAAGTCAGCGGCCTCCCGGAAGCTCATCACGGCAGAGCCGGCGACCGCCGTCGAACTGGCACGTTTGAGCAGCCCAAGGATCCGGGCGAGATCACCGGGCTCACCGCCGTCGGACGCTATCGCCTGAGAAGGCGACGGTCCGGCGGGGACACTGCGCAGGCCTGGAACGGAAGCGGGCCGAACAGCAAAAGCGGCGGCGGGCAATTTGGCCCACCGCAACGCCCCTCCTGCTTCTGCGAGTTCCCCCAAGACCTCCATGGGATAACTCTCGCAGCGACCTACGACAAAATAGCGACTCCACGTGGGCCGACGCCGCTACGGGCATGAAAGAACCGGCATGAAAGAGTCTTCGCCTCAGAATCCGGCCTCGCGCACCGCGGCGATGGACCCCGAGAGGATGACCAGGCGCTGCTCCACGGTCGCCCCGCGTGGCGCTGAAACCTTCAAGCCGCGGTACAGGCAGCCGCGACCGCCCGGCATCTCCGCACCAGCGGCACGCGTAAACTCCGCGACGCGGTCCGCCGTCAGCAGGGAATCGGGCTCTAGCCGGGCGGGCGGCAGATGGGTGTCGTCCCAGGCGCGGCCGAACCGTGTGTCAACTGGCGAGCAGCCGGAAAGGACAGCGCCGGCTAGTACCCCCGCGTCGCCGGCGAGTTTAAGGTGGCGCACCGGGGCGGAGACGTCCCGCTGTTCAATCACCGAGCGGGCCCAGTTCACGGCAAGGCCGACGCCGGCATCGGCTGCCAGGATCGCGTCGATCTCGGCTTCAACGGGAAGGAACCCCTTGATCCACGGCCCGCTGCCTGTCCCGGCGTCGCAGTGCTCCAGCACCGGCCGGGCGCCGTCCCAGGCGTAGCCGGCCAGCTCCGCCAGTGACGCGCCCAGCGCTCCAGCAGACGCCTGGGCAGACGTTCCAGCAGGTGCGCCAGCAGCCGGGCGGGGAGCACTGAACAGATGGACCGACGTCACGGCCCGCCGCCCCAAGATGTCATTGAGGCTGCGGACAGCTTCGTCGGCCCGGAACACCGCGGCCAGGCCCGCGCGCCGCCCCTCGTCGTCCAGGGAAGCCAGCCCGAACCCTTGTTGCCCCCTCAAACAGTGCATCGTGTCCGGGATGGTTGTGACGGTGAACGCCAGGTGTGGCGGCAGGTGCCGGACAGCCTCAAGGAACCAGCCGCTGTCGTACCGATGCAATCCCCGGCCGTAGAACGGAAGCTCCAGGCCGGCGACGTGGGGGAGCGAGGCTGCGGCGGCCAGGTAGGTTGCCTCGTCCGCGCGGTGCCAGGAATCGAGGGCAGGTGCTGCCGCGTAGGCACTCAGGATCAGCCCCGGCAAGGCAGCAGGCAAGGTTGCAAGGGCCGCCGACACTGTCACACCCGCGCAACCGCGGGATTGGCCAGTGTGCCGACGCCACCGATTTCCACCGAGACAGTGCAACCCGGCCGGAGCTCCAACACCGATTCGTCGGCCGCGAACGGGGTCCCGGTCAGGATCACGTCGCCCGGGTACAGGGTCATGAACCGCGAACAGAACATCAGGAGTTCAGCCACGGAAAACACCATGTTGGCTGTGGATGATTCCTGGACCACGGCGCCGTTGATCCGGGTGCGAATGCCCAGCGACTGCAGGTCCGGCAGCTCGTCCAGCGTCACGAGCTCCGGTCCCAGCGGACAGAACGTGTCCAGGCTCTTGCCGCGGGTGGACTGGACGTCGGCCTGCTGGAGGTCCCGCGCCGAGACGTCGTTCGCCACGGTCACGCCGGCCACCGCCTCGAGTGCCTCGGATGCGCTGTGCGCATCCTTCAGGACGCGGCCGACGACGACGGCGAGTTCGCCTTCGCAGACCACCATTCCGGTCAGGGCGGGGTCCAGTACGATCGGCTGCCCGTCGCCGGCCAGGCTCCCGGGAAACTTGCCGAAGACGAGCGGAATGCGACCCGCGGCCCGCCGGTTCGGGGCAGTGCCTCCGGCGGACCCGGGAGTATTTGACCCGGGAGCATCCGGGAATCCCGGAGCAGGATCCGGGAATCCCGGAGCAGGCTCCGGCCAGTAGTTCTCGCCGATGCCGATCAGCTGGCCTGGGAGGCGGACACCGGGCAGGGCATCGCACTCCAGGTACGGCCGGGCAGCCGGGCCAGCCGCAACCACAGTGAGCGGATGGCGCGCCATCAGTGGCTCAGGTGGGAGGCGTAAACGCGGAGCCGCGGGTGCTGGAACACCTCGTCCGGGGGTCCCTCCGCCACGATGCCGCCGTGTTCCATGAAGATCACCCGGTCTGCCACTTCGCGGGCGAACTTCATCTCATGGGTCACGATCACCATGGTCATTCCGGTCCTGGCCAGCTTGGCCATGATGTCCAGGACCTCGTTGACCAGCTCCGGGTCCAGGGCGGATGTGGGTTCGTCGAACAGGATGGCCTTGGGCTCCATCATGAGCGCACGGCAAATCGCCACCCGCTGCTGCTGGCCGCCGGAGAGGTCTGCCGGGTAGGCGTCCGCCTTTTCTTCGAGGCCCACGGAGCGCAGCTTCTCCAGTGCCCGGGTTTCGGCCACCGCCCGCTTCTCGCGCTTGGAGATGACCGGACCCTCCAGCAGGTTCTCCAGGACGGTCCGGTGCGGCCACAGGTTGAACTGCTGGAAGACCATGGAGATCTCCCGGCGCAGCCACGTCAGCCGGAACTGGTCCAGGATTCCCAGCTTCCCGCGTGCGTTCGGTGTATAGAACACCTGCCGCCCGTCCACGTGGATCCGCCCGGCGTCGGGTACCTCCAGCATGTTGATGCAGCGCAGGAGTGTGCTCTTGCCGGCTCCGCTGGGGCCAATGATAGCCACCACCTCGCCCGGCAGGATGCGCAGGTCAACGTCCTTGAGTACTTCGCGGGAGCCGTAGCTCTTGGTCAACCCGGTGATGCTGATCATGCCATGCTCCCTACGGACTCGCGGAGTGATTTGGTGGTGCCCATTTTTCGGCCGGTCTTCTTTTCGATGATGATCTGCAGGACCATCAGCAGGCTCGTCATGGCCAGGTACATCGCGGCCACCACGCCCAGGGTTTCCATGACGTTGTACGTGGAGTTGTACGCCTTCTGCCCCTGGAGCATGAGGTCCGGGACGGTGATCACGGAAATCTGGGCCGATTCCTTGAGCATGATGATGCAGTTGTTGATGTACGGCGGGGTCATCAGGCGGATGCCCTCCGGGCCCGTGACGCGGAGGAACTTCTGCAGCGGGTTCATGCCCACTGAGTCCGCAGCCTCCAGGTGTCCGGTGTTGACCGACTTGAGCCCGGCCCTGATGATTTCCGAGAAGAACGACGCCGAGTTCAGGCTCATGGCGATCAGGCCCGCCGAGAAGGCGTCCAGGGTCAGTCCGAACGGCTTCGTGTAATAGAAGAAGAACAGCGAAAGCATCAGCGGAAGGCCGCGGAAGAACCAGACGTACGCCGCTGCGAAGATGCGCAGTGCGCGGATCCGTGAGAGCCGCAGCGTGGCGATCACGTATCCCAAGACGGTGGCGCAGACGATGGCCGCGGCCACGATGCCCAGGGTTGTCAGGGCGCCGTTCAGGAAGATCGGGAAGTATTCGGCTGCTACAGAGCCGGGCTCAGGGATGGTCATGGCGGCAGTTACCCCGCCGGGATTTCGACGGTGAAGCCGAACCACTTCTGGTTCAGTTTCTCCAGGGTGCCGTCCGCCTTCAGTTCGGCGATGATCTTGTCCAGCTTGGGCTTCATCTCGGTATCGCTCTTGGGAAGTCCGACGCCGGCGGGCTTGGTTCCGTACACCTCGCCCACGATCTTCAGGTCCGCGGCGAGCGGGGAGTTCTTCATGAAGTTTTCCGCGGCGATGCGGCCGGTGGCAAAGACGTCGATGCGTCCGGCTGCGACGTCGGCGAAGCCTTCGGGTGCGCCGGGGTAGGCCTTCAGTTCGGTGAAACCGCCGATGCCCTTGACGTCCGATTCGGTGCCGGAGCCGCCGATGGCGCCCACCTTGAAACCGTCCAGCTTGCTGACGTCCTGGACGGACGTGTTGTCCTTGGAGACCACCGCCACTGCGCCGTCGGCGAGGTAGGGGGCCGAGAAGGTGATGGACTGCTTGCGCGGTTCGGTCATGGTGAGGCCGGACATCACGGCGTCGAACTTGCCGCTGTTCAGGCCCGGGAGGAGTCCGGACAGCTGGCCCTCAACGAACTCCGCTTCCATGCCCAGCTTGTCGGCGATCAGCGTGCCCACTTCGATGTCGAAGCCCGTGAGCTTGCCGCCCTCGGAGAAGGTGATGGGGCGGAAGGTGCCGCTGGTGGCGATGGTGAACTTTTCTTTGGCGGCCGCGTCTGCGGAGGCGCTGCTACTGGCCGAGCAGCCGCTGGCAGCGAGGGCCAGAGCGGCCAGAGTGGCTACGACGGCGGCTTTGCTAGTGCGTGAAAACATGCGTTGCTTCCCACTTTCAGTGATCCAGGTGCCAGTGATTGAGTGCCTGACAGCTAAGACGCTATGGGTTCCGTGTGTCCGGGAATCGCCTGCTTCGTTTCGGGTATGTTAATTATGAATTCTGTAGACAATTTTACAGTTTGGGTACTGCGGAAGCCGGTGTGGCGGCCTCCTGAGCAGGGCAGCCGGGCTCCGAAACCGGCCAGAGGATGCTCAGATGTCCAGCATCTCCACCATGGCGGCGAAGTCCAGGGCGGTCAGCTCAGCGCCCGGCCCGGCCACTACCTGCACGGACAGCGGCAGCCCCTCGGCGGACAGTCCAACCGGCAGCGAGACGGCCGGGCATCCGGTCAGTGTGACGGCGCGGCAGTGCCCCATGATTTCCCAGCCTTCGGCGGTCCGGCCGTCGATGTCCAGGCGGCCGTCGGCGTCGCCCGCGGGGCCTCCCGCGACCGGGACCAGGGCGATGTCAACCGCCGCGATCTGTGCCCGGGCTGCGGCTCGCGCTGAAGTGGCGGCCCGCCAGGCAAGCTCCACGTCCGCGGCCGCGGCAGCGAACGACGCCTCGATGGTCCGGAGGTTGGCGGCTGTTACCCCGCCTTCCCGTCCCTTGACAGCCGCGGCATGGTCCACCATGGGATCCACGGCCCGCAGCCGGTTGTAAGGGGACAGGCAGCCCGCGAACAGATCCGGTTGCTCCCCGACGGCGTGGCCGGCCGCCGCCAGTGCAGCGGCCAGGCGCTCCATCAGCGCCGTGACCTCCGCCCGGACGGGGCCCAAGGCGGCGCCGTCGCTCCAGGCAATCCGGTACGCGCGCTCGCGGACCCCGGGCGTGCTGCCGGCCCCGGACATGATGAGGAATGCCGTCCGCAGGTCGCGCACTGACCTGGCCATGGGGCCGACGGTCTGGAAAGAACCCTGCATCCCCGGGCTCGCCTCGGGTACGGTTCCGTCCGCGCCAAAGTTGCCGCCGACGCCGGGAATCTGGCCGTCCCCGGGCACCGAGCCGACGCCGGGACGAAGTGCGGTGATGCCGACGCACTGTGCCGGCCAGCGGACCGAGCCGCCAAAGTCGGTGCCGACGCCGAGTGCGGAAATCCCGGCGGCCAGGGAAGCAGCCTCGCCGCCGCTGGAGCCGCCCGGCGTGTTTGCGGGAAACCGCGGGTTTCCCGTCCTGCCCAGCAGCGGGCTCTCACAGGTGACGCCGAAGGCGAACTCCGGGCAGTTGGTTTTGCCAATCAGGATCGCGTCCGCGTCCAGCAGGCGCTGGACGGCCGGCGCCGTCGTCGTCGCCACCAGGTCCGCAAACGCCTTGCTGGCGCCCGTTATCGGAAGGCCGGCGACGGTGATCACGTCCTTGACGCTGAACGGTACGCCCGCCAGCGGTCCAAGTTCCTCGCCGGCGGTGCGGCGGCGGTCGACGGCGGCAGCGGCCCGCGCGGCCCGGTCCCAGTCTTCGGTAATGAACGCGTTCATGGCCCGTCCGGCGGGGGACTGGGCGAGTGTTCGGGCGGCGGTGAGGGCGTCGACGGCGGACAGGGAACCGGAGCGGACAGCTTCCGCGATGGCAGTGGCGTCCGGCGCGTTCCCGTTGAGCTCACCCAGAACTGAAGCGCTCATCCAGCGATGCCTTCTACGGAAGGGCCGGATTCCCCGTCTGCGGCCGGGGACGCAGCGTTGCCCCGGCGCTCGAGGTAGTCCCGTTCACCGTGTTCTTCGACTTCGCGGCGAATTCGCTCGGCGTCTCCGGACCGCAGGCATTCGAGCAGGGCGGCGTGACGCTCGCAGCCTTTGCTGAGGTCGCCCTTGGTGCGGGCTTCCCCGATCACATTGGCTGCCATGCACAGCTGCATCTGGAGCATGAGTGAACGGTAGGCCTCGGTCAGCCGGCGGTGGCCCGCGGCTTCCACGACTGCCGTGTGGAAATCCACGTTTGCCTGCACCACCGCCGTCTGGTCGCCCCGCTTGGCGGCCGCGCGCATCGTGGTCATGATCGGGTCCAGGGCCGAGTAGGCCGCCGGATCTTTCCTGGCCAGCAGGAGGTCCAGGGCGAACATTTCCAGTGCCCGGCGGAGTGAGTAGATCTCGTTGATGTCCGACTCGGTCATTTCCACCACGCGGTAGCCCCGGCGGGGTGTCTGTTCCAGCAACCCCTCACTCTCCAGCATGCGCAGCGCCTCACGGAGCGGCGGCCGTGAAATGCCCAGCCGTTCGGCGAGCGGAGGTTCATTGAGTTTGTCGCCCGGAGCCAGTTCTCCGCTGACGATCAGCTTGCGAATCTCCTGTGCTGCGAGTGAAACGAGGCTTTCCTGGACGATCATGAATCCAGACTACTGTCTACAGATTATCAATCGCTCCCGGACTGTCAGGAGTTTACACAGCGTTTACACCCGGAGCCGTTCTGTAAAAATGTCTACAGTATTCTTAAGCGCATTGTCGATGCGGAGGGCACTGGTTCATGGGAGTGGCAGGAAGAGGAGCGGGCACGGTCAGCCGTCGGTTCGCCTGGTTGGATCCGTTCATAGTGCTTTTGCTCCTGACGCTGGGCGCCGCGGCGGTGTTTCCGCCCCGGGGTGACGTGGGGTCCGTCCTTGCGGCTGCGAGTGGTGTGGCGGTGGCCGTGCAGTTCTTCATCAGCGGCCTGCGCCTGTCCACGTCCGCCGTGGTTCAAGGGCTCAAGGCGTGGCAACTCCATTTGGCCATTGCGGCCACGTCTTTTGTTTTCTTTCCACTGCTGGGCCTCGGGGTGGCAGCGGGATCGTCCTGGTACCTGACCCATGAGCTGGTGGCCGGCCTGCTGTTCCTCACCATGCTTCCCACCGCCGTGCAGACGGCCATCGCTTTCACGGGCATCGGGCGCGGCAATACGGCCGCGGCTGTGTGTGCGGCCTCCATCTCCAACCTGCTGGGGATCGTGGTGACGCCGCTGCTTGTGGCGCTGGCTTTGGGTTCCTACAGCGGCATGAACCCCGCCTCCGCAGTGAAGATCGTGCTCCAGATCGTCGTTCCGTTCGTGCTGGGACAGCTGCTCAACCGGAGGCTGGGCGGCTGGGCTGCCAGGCGGGCCCTGCCCTTGAAGATCGTGGACCGCGGAGCCATCCTCCTGGTGGTCTACGCGGCTTTCGGGGCTGCGGTGGCCAACGGGCTGTGGCAAAAACTGCCGCCGGCCCAGCTGGCCGTGACCGCCGGGATCTGCGCGGTCATGCTCGCGGCCGCGTTGACGGCGACGTCCCTGGCAGCCCGGAAGCTGGGCTTCCCGCGGGCGGACGCCACGGCCATCATGTTCTGCGGATCCGAGAAGAGCCTCGCCACCGGCCTGCCGTTGTCAGCAATCCTGTTTCACGGGCCGCTGGCCGGCGTGGTGATCCTTCCGGTGATCATGTATCACGCCATGCAACTGGTGGTGTGCGCCACTATCGCCCGGAGGGTTGCCCGCAAGCATGCCCCTGATCAGGGCACTGCGGCCGTCCGCGAGTCCGCCGAGGTTTCCTGAGCCTGCAGGAAAGCGCGAACGGACACTTGCGGCCCGG harbors:
- a CDS encoding Tex family protein translates to MFWVNHIPQRPSASPATHVTATGKPAGKAPAGKTADTAAEQIAVQIAGELGVKAWQVKAAVELLDGGSTVPFIARYRKEATGTLDDTQLRELEERLRYLRDLEDRRRTVLEAIAAQGKLTPELQAAVVGADTKSRLEDIYLPFKTKRRTKAQIAREAGLEPLADALLKRPDLDPEREAAKYLNAEHSIEDAAAALAGARYILVERVAQDPDLAATLRERLWTQGRMVSRVKKGQEAEGQKFKDYFEFSQSPSGMPSHRVLALLRGEKDGVLELDLAEAEPSDDDDLAAARSRYESAVARFLGVADRGRPADEWLLQTAQVAWRSRVLARLTADLRGRMFAAAEDEAVRVFAANLRDVLLAAPAGNRATLGLDPGLRTGVKVAVVDGTGKVVATDTVYPHAPARKWDEALATLVKLARQHAVELVAIGNGTASRETDKLALELIKKLSASGAAAPEKLVVSEAGASVYSASALAAAELPGMDVSLRGAVSIARRLQDPLAELVKIEPKSIGVGQYQHDVTAAKLDRSLDAVVEDCVNAVGVDVNTASPALLSRVAGVGPLLSENIVAYRNEHGPFAKRSDLKKVPRLGAKAFEQCAGFLRITGGAEPLDASSVHPEAYPVARKILAAAGGKSTGGKPTAGASIAGSLASLNAQDFVEGAFGLPTVQDIMSELEKPGRDPRPAFAAAKFSEGIEKISDLRPGMILEGTVTNVAAFGAFVDVGVHQDGLVHVSALANRFVSDPREVVKSGQVVRVKVLEADPERKRISLTLRLDDEPAPAAGRPAVGGRQGNGAPRQGAGAPRKGNSPPPPKPAPANTAMAEALRKAGLGK
- a CDS encoding HNH endonuclease signature motif containing protein; amino-acid sequence: MEVLGELAEAGGALRWAKLPAAAFAVRPASVPGLRSVPAGPSPSQAIASDGGEPGDLARILGLLKRASSTAVAGSAVMSFREAADFAANVEEIARSMEYLQVVAAGAVERTRREAVSAARAGSGSGSGVDWTTGWGDQKSTAPDPGDDGCRNATEFLRMRLRIGAGEARRRLALAEAVLPTTGITGHTEPPERPELAAAVAAGTVASRAASIITLALDRVRHHATDDAVARMEHALTRTAAEHDTDFLSRIARPWVDGLDQDGSEPSEEELRHRQGAFIRKPRRGLHHVEIFATPDQYEPLLTAMNTATNPRTRPGDTETTSADALDLRTRPQRLLDGLVGASKAGLSTGDLPAAGGLRPQVMVTIDYRDLLDKLEQGIPGTGSFTFTGPVTAATVRKIACDADIIPVLLGSQGRILDIGRTTRIFPPHIRKAITARDQGCAFPSCTIPAPWCEAHHITYWSHGGTTSTDNGTLLCSHHHHLIHKEQWHIQVKTGIPWFIPPPHIDPHQKPRRNHYFTTLVSA
- a CDS encoding gamma-glutamyltransferase family protein — protein: MTFTPPGPFTTRPTLRGTFGMSASTHWLATAAAQAVLERGGNAFDAATAGAFVLHVVEPHLNGPGGDMTGVFVTARDPGTPVVLMGQGPAPAGATPEHYRSEGLDLVPGSGALAAAVPAAVDAGLLLLRDHGTWELSAVLEFAIGYARDGHPVLGRVGATIAAVSELFREHWPTSAELWMPEDRIPAEGDLVRNPAYARTLERLVHAGSAESSRQARIDAARREWREGFVAQAMVEFVQTPHRHSSGTDHVGVLALGDVAAFEAGYEAAATVEFRGHTIAKTGPWGQGPALLQTVAILDGFDDDHLDPSTERGAHTILEAQKLALADREAYYGDTDVPLGYLLSAEYAASRRALITEQASHELRPGRVPGHTPFVPPLRTEYVPPALANDDGGTRRRAHGAGSGVGEPTVLATGETRGDTCHIDVVDRWGNMISATPSGGWLQSSPAIPELGFCLGTRLQMTWLEPGTPSTLTPGKRPRTTLTPTLVLRNGTAVAALGSPGGDQQDQWQLPYLLRTIVGGYTPQQAIDAPTFHTTSMPGSFWPRTWEPGGAVVEDRLGEDVIAGLERRGHRITRAGDWTLGRLSAVVRDPLTGVLQAAANPRGAQGYAAGR
- a CDS encoding DUF4862 family protein, yielding MSAALATLPAALPGLILSAYAAAPALDSWHRADEATYLAAAASLPHVAGLELPFYGRGLHRYDSGWFLEAVRHLPPHLAFTVTTIPDTMHCLRGQQGFGLASLDDEGRRAGLAAVFRADEAVRSLNDILGRRAVTSVHLFSAPRPAAGAPAGTSAQASAGALGASLAELAGYAWDGARPVLEHCDAGTGSGPWIKGFLPVEAEIDAILAADAGVGLAVNWARSVIEQRDVSAPVRHLKLAGDAGVLAGAVLSGCSPVDTRFGRAWDDTHLPPARLEPDSLLTADRVAEFTRAAGAEMPGGRGCLYRGLKVSAPRGATVEQRLVILSGSIAAVREAGF